One window of Sphingomonas sp. KC8 genomic DNA carries:
- a CDS encoding TlyA family RNA methyltransferase — protein sequence MAKGIRADQLLVERGLVESRARAQALILAGLVFVGDRKIDKAGQALPADAALDVRGRDHPWVSRGGIKLAHGLAHFGWDVTGAVAIDVGSSTGGFTDVLLTHGAARVYAVDSGTNQLAWKLRQDPRVVVHERTNARNLTDQQIIEPIDIVVCDASFISLAKVLEKPLGFVRPGAHLIALIKPQFEAGRTEVGKGGVVRDPAIHERVCDEVRDWLTTQGWIVAGVTPSPITGPEGNIEFLIGATRPDADGVYSA from the coding sequence GGAGAGCCGCGCGCGGGCGCAGGCGCTGATCCTGGCCGGGCTGGTGTTCGTCGGTGATCGCAAGATCGACAAGGCCGGGCAGGCGCTGCCGGCCGATGCGGCGCTGGACGTGCGCGGGCGCGATCACCCATGGGTTTCGCGCGGCGGAATCAAGCTGGCGCATGGGCTGGCCCATTTCGGCTGGGATGTGACCGGCGCGGTGGCGATCGACGTAGGATCATCGACCGGCGGCTTTACCGATGTGCTGCTCACCCATGGCGCGGCGCGGGTGTACGCGGTCGATTCGGGCACGAACCAGCTGGCGTGGAAATTGCGGCAGGACCCGCGGGTCGTGGTTCATGAACGCACCAACGCACGCAACCTGACCGATCAGCAAATCATCGAGCCGATCGACATCGTCGTTTGCGACGCCAGTTTCATCTCACTCGCCAAGGTATTGGAAAAGCCCCTCGGTTTTGTCCGGCCCGGGGCGCATCTGATCGCGCTGATCAAGCCGCAATTCGAAGCCGGCCGAACCGAAGTGGGCAAGGGCGGGGTGGTGCGCGATCCGGCGATCCACGAGCGGGTCTGCGATGAGGTGCGCGATTGGCTGACGACACAGGGCTGGATCGTAGCCGGCGTCACGCCCAGCCCGATCACCGGCCCCGAGGGCAATATCGAATTTCTGATCGGCGCGACGCGGCCGGACGCGGATGGCGTTTACTCCGCCTAA
- a CDS encoding TetR/AcrR family transcriptional regulator has translation MSITPRPVPPLSPLSLREQQRLATRARIIDAALLVFEKRGMAGATIEEILGAAGVSRATFYAHFTGKPDVGRAILAEMWDRGTELYRRFAALPDWDRTSIRGWLADVGDAWRIHHDGMRTLLREMLADLSADARTHQGTFVATLIGDGRRWSAFSPQEAERRAQLLIFQIERTMMAVHIEGWATDFDALLDTLTDIWMATLVPTHR, from the coding sequence ATGTCGATCACGCCGCGGCCCGTGCCCCCTCTGTCGCCCTTGTCGTTGCGCGAACAGCAGCGTCTGGCCACGCGCGCGCGGATCATCGATGCCGCTTTGCTGGTGTTCGAAAAACGCGGCATGGCTGGCGCCACCATCGAAGAAATTCTGGGCGCGGCCGGCGTTTCGCGGGCCACCTTCTACGCCCACTTCACCGGCAAGCCCGACGTCGGCCGCGCGATCCTGGCCGAAATGTGGGATCGCGGGACAGAACTGTACCGCCGCTTTGCCGCTTTGCCCGATTGGGACCGCACATCGATCCGCGGATGGCTGGCCGATGTCGGCGATGCGTGGCGCATCCATCATGATGGTATGCGCACCTTATTGCGTGAGATGCTGGCCGATCTGTCCGCCGATGCGCGCACCCATCAGGGAACATTCGTCGCGACGCTGATCGGCGATGGGCGGCGCTGGTCCGCCTTTTCCCCACAGGAAGCCGAGCGCCGCGCGCAACTGCTGATCTTTCAGATCGAACGAACGATGATGGCTGTGCACATCGAAGGTTGGGCCACCGATTTCGATGCGCTGCTCGATACGCTCACCGATATCTGGATGGCCACATTGGTCCCCACGCACCGCTGA